In one window of Pseudoliparis swirei isolate HS2019 ecotype Mariana Trench chromosome 15, NWPU_hadal_v1, whole genome shotgun sequence DNA:
- the LOC130205533 gene encoding arrestin domain-containing protein 3-like isoform X2 codes for MVRGAVRALAVLFDSLSAFSGGDPVSGRVLLEVTGDVRVRSLLMTARGVAKVRWTESRTAGATTAYTQNHADELEYLHQRDTLIGDEREDGGPEDGVSVLQAGVHEFAFSFNLPQMALATSFEGRHGSVRYWLQAELRRPWLPPLRVKKEFIVFEHIDINTPLLLAPQAGSKEKTLCCWFCASGPISLSAKIERKGYTPVRQTDVFSLLSKASPSKSSPRWRTALPGSWCPKPPFTRPRPSTPKAKVYVDVPGGLNLSLSLPLVIGTIPLHACSALSWLGLPERPEAPPSYSDLAISEARRRECLLGCDRSEGEGEDRSPLLTYITEFRYLPPPLYSQVDPYPGPVEVCAAEQVRRPDTCLSR; via the exons ATGGTGCGCGGCGCGGTGCGCGCCCTGGCCGTGCTCTTCGACAGCCTGTCGGCGTTCTCCGGCGGGGACCCAGTGTCCGGGCGCGTGCTGCTGGAGGTGACCGGGGATGTGCGCGTGCGGAGCCTGCTCATGACCGCGAGAGGGGTCGCCAAGGTGCGTTGGACCGAGTCCCGGACCGCCGGTGCCACCACGGCTTACACCCAGAACCACGCGGACGAGCTGGAGTACTTGCACCAGCGCGACACGCTGATCGGGGACGAGCGCG AGGACGGCGGTCCGGAGGACGGCGTCTCCGTGCTTCAGGCCGGCGTGCACGAGTTCGCCTTCAGCTTCAACCTGCCTCAGAT ggCCCTGGCCACGTCCTTCGAGGGTCGCCATGGCAGCGTGCGCTACTGGCTGCAGGCCGAGCTGCGGCGGCCGTGGCTGCCGCCGCTCCGCGTAAAGAAGGAGTTCATCGTGTTCGAGCACATCGACATCAACACGCCGCTGCTGCTG GCCCCTCAGGCCGGTTCCAAGGAGAAGACGCTGTGCTGCTGGTTCTGTGCTTCGGGTCCGATCTCCCTCAGTGCCAAGATCGAGCGAAAGGGCTACACCCCAG TCCGACAGACTGATGTCTTCTCCCTTCTCTCCAAGGCGAGTCCATCCAAATCTTCGCCGAGGTGGAGAACTGCTCTTCCCGGGTCGTGGTGCCCAAAGCCGCCCTTTACCAGACCCAGACCTTCTACGCCAAAGGCAAAG GTCTACGTGGACGTGCCCGGGGGCCTCAACCTGTCGCTGTCGCTGCCGCTGGTGATCGGCACCATCCCGCTGCACGCCTGCAGCGCGCTGAGCTGGCTGGGTCTGCCGGAGAGGCCGGAag CGCCGCCCAGCTACAGCGACCTGGCCATATCGGAGGCTCGCAGGCGGGAGTGTCTGCTGGGCTGTGATAGgtcggagggggagggggaggaccgGAGCCCCCTGCTGACCTACATCACAGAGTTCAGATATCTGCCCCCCCCACTCTACTCCCAG gTGGACCCGTACCCCGGCCCCGTGGAGGTGTGCGCGGCGGAGCAGGTCAGGAGACCCGACACGTGTCTGTCCCGCTGA
- the LOC130205533 gene encoding arrestin domain-containing protein 3-like isoform X3: protein MALATSFEGRHGSVRYWLQAELRRPWLPPLRVKKEFIVFEHIDINTPLLLAPQAGSKEKTLCCWFCASGPISLSAKIERKGYTPGESIQIFAEVENCSSRVVVPKAALYQTQTFYAKGKGKQIQQLVSSLRGEPLPQGKSQSWGGKLLQIPPVSPSILDCPIIRVEYALVVYVDVPGGLNLSLSLPLVIGTIPLHACSALSWLGLPERPEAPPSYSDLAISEARRRECLLGCDRSEGEGEDRSPLLTYITEFRYLPPPLYSQVDPYPGPVEVCAAEQVRRPDTCLSR from the exons AT ggCCCTGGCCACGTCCTTCGAGGGTCGCCATGGCAGCGTGCGCTACTGGCTGCAGGCCGAGCTGCGGCGGCCGTGGCTGCCGCCGCTCCGCGTAAAGAAGGAGTTCATCGTGTTCGAGCACATCGACATCAACACGCCGCTGCTGCTG GCCCCTCAGGCCGGTTCCAAGGAGAAGACGCTGTGCTGCTGGTTCTGTGCTTCGGGTCCGATCTCCCTCAGTGCCAAGATCGAGCGAAAGGGCTACACCCCAG GCGAGTCCATCCAAATCTTCGCCGAGGTGGAGAACTGCTCTTCCCGGGTCGTGGTGCCCAAAGCCGCCCTTTACCAGACCCAGACCTTCTACGCCAAAGGCAAAGGCAAGCAGATCCAGCAGCTGGTGTCCAGCCTGAGGGGAGAGCCTCTGCCGCAGGGCAAGAGCCAGAGCTGGGGGGGCAAGCTGCTCCAGATCCCCCCGGTGTcgccctccatcctggactgCCCCATCATCAGAGTGGAGTACGCCCTCGTG GTCTACGTGGACGTGCCCGGGGGCCTCAACCTGTCGCTGTCGCTGCCGCTGGTGATCGGCACCATCCCGCTGCACGCCTGCAGCGCGCTGAGCTGGCTGGGTCTGCCGGAGAGGCCGGAag CGCCGCCCAGCTACAGCGACCTGGCCATATCGGAGGCTCGCAGGCGGGAGTGTCTGCTGGGCTGTGATAGgtcggagggggagggggaggaccgGAGCCCCCTGCTGACCTACATCACAGAGTTCAGATATCTGCCCCCCCCACTCTACTCCCAG gTGGACCCGTACCCCGGCCCCGTGGAGGTGTGCGCGGCGGAGCAGGTCAGGAGACCCGACACGTGTCTGTCCCGCTGA
- the LOC130205533 gene encoding arrestin domain-containing protein 3-like isoform X1: MVRGAVRALAVLFDSLSAFSGGDPVSGRVLLEVTGDVRVRSLLMTARGVAKVRWTESRTAGATTAYTQNHADELEYLHQRDTLIGDEREDGGPEDGVSVLQAGVHEFAFSFNLPQMALATSFEGRHGSVRYWLQAELRRPWLPPLRVKKEFIVFEHIDINTPLLLAPQAGSKEKTLCCWFCASGPISLSAKIERKGYTPGESIQIFAEVENCSSRVVVPKAALYQTQTFYAKGKGKQIQQLVSSLRGEPLPQGKSQSWGGKLLQIPPVSPSILDCPIIRVEYALVVYVDVPGGLNLSLSLPLVIGTIPLHACSALSWLGLPERPEAPPSYSDLAISEARRRECLLGCDRSEGEGEDRSPLLTYITEFRYLPPPLYSQVDPYPGPVEVCAAEQVRRPDTCLSR; this comes from the exons ATGGTGCGCGGCGCGGTGCGCGCCCTGGCCGTGCTCTTCGACAGCCTGTCGGCGTTCTCCGGCGGGGACCCAGTGTCCGGGCGCGTGCTGCTGGAGGTGACCGGGGATGTGCGCGTGCGGAGCCTGCTCATGACCGCGAGAGGGGTCGCCAAGGTGCGTTGGACCGAGTCCCGGACCGCCGGTGCCACCACGGCTTACACCCAGAACCACGCGGACGAGCTGGAGTACTTGCACCAGCGCGACACGCTGATCGGGGACGAGCGCG AGGACGGCGGTCCGGAGGACGGCGTCTCCGTGCTTCAGGCCGGCGTGCACGAGTTCGCCTTCAGCTTCAACCTGCCTCAGAT ggCCCTGGCCACGTCCTTCGAGGGTCGCCATGGCAGCGTGCGCTACTGGCTGCAGGCCGAGCTGCGGCGGCCGTGGCTGCCGCCGCTCCGCGTAAAGAAGGAGTTCATCGTGTTCGAGCACATCGACATCAACACGCCGCTGCTGCTG GCCCCTCAGGCCGGTTCCAAGGAGAAGACGCTGTGCTGCTGGTTCTGTGCTTCGGGTCCGATCTCCCTCAGTGCCAAGATCGAGCGAAAGGGCTACACCCCAG GCGAGTCCATCCAAATCTTCGCCGAGGTGGAGAACTGCTCTTCCCGGGTCGTGGTGCCCAAAGCCGCCCTTTACCAGACCCAGACCTTCTACGCCAAAGGCAAAGGCAAGCAGATCCAGCAGCTGGTGTCCAGCCTGAGGGGAGAGCCTCTGCCGCAGGGCAAGAGCCAGAGCTGGGGGGGCAAGCTGCTCCAGATCCCCCCGGTGTcgccctccatcctggactgCCCCATCATCAGAGTGGAGTACGCCCTCGTG GTCTACGTGGACGTGCCCGGGGGCCTCAACCTGTCGCTGTCGCTGCCGCTGGTGATCGGCACCATCCCGCTGCACGCCTGCAGCGCGCTGAGCTGGCTGGGTCTGCCGGAGAGGCCGGAag CGCCGCCCAGCTACAGCGACCTGGCCATATCGGAGGCTCGCAGGCGGGAGTGTCTGCTGGGCTGTGATAGgtcggagggggagggggaggaccgGAGCCCCCTGCTGACCTACATCACAGAGTTCAGATATCTGCCCCCCCCACTCTACTCCCAG gTGGACCCGTACCCCGGCCCCGTGGAGGTGTGCGCGGCGGAGCAGGTCAGGAGACCCGACACGTGTCTGTCCCGCTGA
- the LOC130205725 gene encoding myocyte-specific enhancer factor 2C-like: MSLWVSLWCPCRVLVVSLSCPCGVLVVSLSCPCGVLVVSLWCPCRVLVVSFSCPSRVLLVSSDFSLSSDLSSLSGFGGSGLGSVSSWQQIQSLQHSALGHMGTLCQNSNLNLHIKSEPASPPRDLMGGAGGLVGGCMAAGGYSGAVAGHSPADSASSCGSSYDAGEEREERHGNFLLQTLANQEQRHSPTVKRMRLSEGWAT, translated from the exons atGTCCTTatg ggtgtccttgtggtgtccttgtcgtgtccttgtggtgtccttgtcgtgtccttgtggtgtccttgtggtgtccttgtcgtgtccttgtggtgtccttgtggtgtccttgtggtgtccttgtcgtgtccttgtggtgtccttctCGTGTCCTTCTCGTGTCCTTCTCGTGTCCTCAGACTTCTCCCTCAGCAGcgacctctcctctctgtccggCTTCGGGGGATCTGGTCTCGGGTCGGTCTCCAGCTGGCAGCAGATCCAGAGCCTCCAGCACTCGGCCctgggtcacatggg gACCTTGTGTCAGAACTCGAACCTGAACCTGCACATCAAGTCCGAGCCGGCCTCCCCCCCCAGGGACCTGATGGGCGGCGCCGGCGGGCTGGTGGGGGGGTGCATGGCGGCGGGCGGGTACTCCGGCGCCGTCGCGGGCCACTCGCCGGCCGACAGCGCCTCCAGCTGCGGGAGCTCGTACGACGCCGGAGAGGAGCGCGAGGAGCGCCACGGGAACTTCCTCCTGCAGACGCTGGCCAATCAGGAGCAGCGCCACAGCCCCACAGTCAAACGCATGAGGCTGTCGGAGGGGTGGGCCACATGA